The following coding sequences are from one Kallotenue papyrolyticum window:
- a CDS encoding ribonuclease H-like domain-containing protein: protein MHSAYLDIETAFDGAITVIGIYRPDSGTHQLVGAGVHDVNLYRALEGVTTIYTYNGGRFDLPVIRRRLLVDLARDFRHHDLMFDCWRQGLKGGLKKVELQLGIVRGTQGLSGWDAPRLWQRYVTYDDRAALELLLRYNRDDVVYLPRLRAYLQRQPEEPLHEAVQLYLR, encoded by the coding sequence ATGCACAGCGCCTACCTCGACATCGAAACCGCCTTCGACGGCGCGATCACGGTGATCGGCATCTACCGGCCCGACTCAGGCACGCATCAACTGGTCGGCGCCGGCGTGCACGACGTCAACCTCTACCGCGCGCTGGAGGGCGTGACCACGATCTACACCTACAACGGCGGTCGCTTCGATCTGCCGGTGATTCGGCGCCGGCTGCTGGTCGATCTCGCGCGCGACTTCCGGCACCATGACCTGATGTTCGACTGTTGGCGCCAGGGCCTCAAGGGCGGTTTGAAGAAGGTCGAGCTGCAACTCGGCATCGTGCGCGGCACGCAGGGCCTGAGCGGCTGGGACGCGCCCCGGCTATGGCAGCGCTACGTCACCTATGATGATCGCGCTGCGCTCGAGCTGCTGCTGCGCTACAACCGCGACGACGTCGTCTATCTGCCACGGCTGCGTGCCTACCTGCAGCGTCAGCCAGAAGAGCCGTTGCACGAGGCGGTTCAGCTCTACCTGCGCTGA
- the htpG gene encoding molecular chaperone HtpG, translating to MSERPESFTFRAEVQQLLHILSHALYTDREIFLRELISNSSDALHRMRVLLLTEEQVVDRDAELAIRITSDEQAGTISVSDTGIGMTHDEIIENLGTIAHSGAKAIMEQLAKEQRSDLIGQFGVGFYSVFAVAERVVVTSRSYRPDAQAVRWEAHGGDSYTVAPDDRTARGTTVTVHLRQDAKEFAQPWRIRQIVKKHSDFIAFPIYLGDEQINQTKPLWRRAPREIERATYVEFYRQLTMDWDEPLHVTHLSTDAPLDLHAILFVPARRERGLIERRIEGRVKLYSRSVLIQEDARELVLPDYFRFVEGVVDSEDLPLNVSRESVQRTPEIGRIRKTLTGRLTKELSQLAEKEPERYATFWREFGIFLKEGIAVDPGARDDLLKLLRFHTSRGDELISLAQYKERMVEGQRAIYYVLAGDLESARHSPHLDALAARGIEALLLVDLVDSFLVNSLREYEGLKLINADSPDLELPALPEEPAAEALPEEAFARLAERAKAVLGERVTEVRASQTLRQHPARLVAADGQRDRDLQRVQRLLNRDYQAPSAVLELNPRHALIRRLADLSAQSDDGLVPLLIEQLYDSALLLDGLHPNPAHMVPRIQRLMELAAAARDDTPAA from the coding sequence ATGAGCGAACGACCTGAATCGTTTACGTTTCGGGCCGAGGTTCAGCAACTGCTGCACATCTTATCGCACGCCCTGTACACCGACCGTGAGATCTTCCTACGCGAACTGATCTCCAACAGCTCCGACGCGCTGCATCGCATGCGCGTGCTGCTCTTGACCGAGGAGCAGGTCGTCGATCGCGATGCCGAGCTGGCGATCCGCATCACCAGCGACGAGCAGGCCGGCACGATCAGCGTCAGCGACACCGGCATCGGCATGACGCACGACGAGATCATCGAAAACCTGGGCACGATCGCCCACTCCGGCGCCAAGGCGATCATGGAACAACTCGCCAAGGAGCAACGCTCCGACCTGATCGGCCAGTTCGGCGTCGGCTTCTACTCGGTCTTCGCCGTCGCCGAGCGCGTGGTGGTCACTTCGCGTTCGTACCGGCCCGATGCCCAGGCGGTGCGCTGGGAAGCGCACGGCGGTGACTCCTACACCGTCGCGCCCGACGATCGCACCGCGCGCGGCACGACGGTCACGGTCCATCTGCGTCAGGACGCGAAGGAGTTCGCGCAGCCGTGGCGGATCCGCCAGATCGTCAAAAAGCACTCCGACTTCATCGCCTTTCCGATCTACCTGGGCGACGAGCAGATCAACCAGACCAAACCGCTGTGGCGGCGTGCGCCACGCGAGATCGAGCGCGCGACCTATGTCGAGTTCTACCGCCAGTTGACCATGGACTGGGACGAGCCGCTGCATGTGACGCATCTCTCGACCGATGCGCCGCTCGACCTGCACGCGATCCTGTTTGTGCCGGCGCGGCGCGAACGCGGGCTGATCGAGCGGCGCATCGAAGGTCGTGTCAAGCTCTATTCGCGCAGCGTGCTGATCCAGGAGGATGCGCGCGAGCTGGTGCTGCCTGACTACTTCCGCTTCGTCGAGGGCGTGGTGGACAGCGAGGATCTGCCGCTCAACGTATCGCGCGAGTCGGTGCAGCGCACGCCGGAGATCGGCCGCATCCGCAAAACGCTGACCGGACGCCTCACGAAGGAGCTGAGTCAGCTAGCCGAGAAGGAGCCGGAAAGGTATGCGACGTTCTGGCGCGAGTTCGGCATCTTCCTCAAAGAGGGCATCGCCGTCGATCCCGGCGCCAGAGACGATCTGCTCAAGCTGCTGCGTTTCCACACCAGCCGTGGCGACGAGCTGATCTCGCTGGCGCAATACAAGGAGCGCATGGTTGAAGGGCAACGGGCGATCTACTACGTGCTGGCCGGCGATCTGGAGAGCGCGCGCCACAGCCCGCATCTGGATGCGCTGGCGGCGCGCGGCATCGAGGCGCTGCTGCTGGTCGATCTGGTCGACAGCTTCCTGGTCAACAGTCTGCGCGAATACGAGGGTCTCAAGCTGATCAACGCCGATAGTCCCGACCTGGAGCTCCCGGCGCTGCCGGAGGAGCCGGCGGCCGAGGCGCTGCCGGAGGAGGCCTTCGCCAGACTGGCCGAGCGTGCCAAAGCGGTGCTGGGCGAGCGCGTCACCGAGGTGCGCGCATCACAGACCCTGCGCCAGCACCCGGCGCGGCTGGTCGCCGCCGATGGCCAGCGCGATCGCGATCTGCAGCGCGTGCAACGCCTGCTCAACCGCGACTACCAGGCGCCCAGCGCCGTGCTGGAGCTGAATCCGCGTCACGCGCTGATCCGGCGCCTCGCCGACCTGAGCGCGCAGTCGGACGACGGACTGGTGCCGCTGCTGATCGAGCAGCTCTACGACAGCGCGCTGCTGTTGGACGGCCTGCATCCGAATCCCGCACACATGGTGCCGCGCATCCAGCGTCTGATGGAGCTGGCCGCCGCTGCGCGCGACGACACGCCCGCCGCCTAG
- a CDS encoding ATP-binding protein: MNHDPAVPPAGAWPADLARRALEQMPWPCLVLDQQLTIRYHNPVAQQLLAGSASGASFVALLERSSQAKALTWLQRALNTPSVAPAELHQPTADGAIITVAYYVTRLNTPDAASLLLLTGQPLTDTVAATQRLINLNRRLSVLLSTSTVAARALALDELLDHTLQAILDELQLPAGAILLPVTDANAALRLSAQRGFAPAAEPRLNTLPQHLLAEPAPPTARQTVVRTPLDGELPLTEADVPAARGPWLALAATPLRDDERSLGWLITTSDRYHVLEGLRDLLDDLGGLLGRAIHKARLYEELRTTSARLITVLEAIDSGVLLVARDGTVQYANQQLGRLLQRDISAWPGQPRAAVMPALQVYDATPSMGELWTLPESGRVLRRYSAPIHDRYGTPLGSIETYSDVTASVEMDRLRDEFVSAAAHDLKTPVTAVKGYAQIARRMARRYDDQRLDHQLAMIEARSDELARLMNSLLDVSRLRGRRLQLSPETTTLATVVTRAVRHFEFDLHRRRRTLTLDLPDEPVEVVWDAPRIELVLTNLIDNALKYSPGGEPVELRARATGEPTPGVHLTVTDHGIGIAPEERERIFEHFYRSRQAIAQQIKGSGIGLYLARAIVELHGGRIWADHARHGGPGTSLHVWLPQQIDAASDA, encoded by the coding sequence ATGAACCACGACCCTGCCGTGCCCCCCGCCGGCGCCTGGCCTGCCGACCTGGCGCGGCGTGCGCTGGAACAGATGCCATGGCCCTGCTTAGTCCTCGATCAGCAGCTGACGATTCGCTACCACAACCCGGTCGCGCAACAGCTGCTCGCCGGTAGCGCCTCAGGCGCGTCGTTTGTGGCCCTGCTGGAGCGCAGCAGCCAGGCCAAGGCCCTCACCTGGCTGCAACGCGCGCTCAACACACCGAGCGTCGCGCCCGCCGAGCTGCACCAACCCACCGCCGATGGCGCGATCATCACCGTGGCCTACTACGTCACGCGGCTGAACACGCCGGACGCCGCCTCCCTGCTGCTGTTGACCGGACAGCCACTGACCGACACCGTCGCCGCTACGCAGCGCCTGATCAACCTGAATCGTCGTCTCAGCGTGCTGCTTTCCACCTCAACCGTCGCGGCGCGCGCTCTAGCGCTGGACGAGCTGCTCGATCACACGCTGCAGGCGATCCTGGACGAATTGCAGCTCCCGGCAGGCGCGATCCTGCTGCCGGTCACGGACGCGAACGCCGCCTTGCGCCTCAGCGCGCAGCGCGGCTTTGCCCCCGCCGCCGAGCCACGGCTGAACACGCTCCCGCAGCACCTGCTAGCGGAGCCGGCGCCGCCTACGGCGCGGCAGACCGTCGTGCGCACGCCGCTGGATGGCGAGCTGCCGCTGACGGAGGCCGACGTGCCGGCGGCGCGCGGTCCCTGGCTGGCCCTGGCGGCCACCCCGCTGCGCGACGATGAGCGCAGCCTTGGCTGGCTGATCACTACCAGCGATCGCTACCACGTCCTGGAAGGGCTGCGCGACCTGCTCGACGACCTGGGTGGCCTGCTGGGACGCGCCATTCACAAGGCGCGCCTCTACGAAGAGCTGCGCACCACCAGCGCGCGCCTGATCACCGTGCTGGAGGCGATCGACAGCGGCGTGCTGCTGGTCGCCCGCGACGGTACGGTGCAGTACGCCAACCAGCAGCTTGGCCGCCTGCTGCAGCGCGATATCAGCGCCTGGCCTGGACAGCCCCGCGCCGCCGTCATGCCCGCGCTGCAGGTCTATGATGCCACACCATCGATGGGCGAGCTGTGGACGCTACCCGAGAGCGGACGCGTGCTGCGGCGCTATAGCGCGCCGATCCACGATCGCTACGGCACGCCGCTGGGCAGTATCGAAACCTACAGCGACGTCACCGCCAGCGTCGAAATGGATCGCTTGCGCGATGAGTTCGTCAGCGCAGCCGCCCATGACCTCAAAACACCGGTCACCGCCGTCAAAGGCTACGCCCAGATCGCACGCCGCATGGCGCGCCGCTACGACGATCAACGCCTGGATCACCAACTGGCGATGATCGAAGCCCGCAGCGACGAGCTGGCGCGGCTGATGAACAGCCTGCTGGACGTGTCGCGTCTGCGCGGACGGCGTCTGCAGCTCTCGCCCGAAACCACGACGCTGGCCACCGTAGTCACGCGGGCAGTGCGTCACTTTGAGTTCGACCTGCACCGCCGCAGGCGCACCCTAACGCTCGATCTGCCGGATGAGCCGGTCGAGGTGGTCTGGGACGCGCCGCGCATCGAGCTGGTGCTCACCAATCTGATCGATAACGCGCTCAAGTACTCGCCCGGCGGTGAGCCGGTCGAGCTGCGGGCGCGCGCCACGGGCGAGCCCACCCCCGGCGTGCACCTGACCGTCACCGATCATGGCATTGGCATCGCGCCCGAGGAGCGCGAACGCATCTTCGAGCACTTCTACCGCAGTCGGCAGGCGATCGCGCAGCAGATCAAAGGCAGCGGTATCGGCCTCTACCTGGCGCGCGCAATCGTAGAGCTGCATGGCGGACGCATCTGGGCCGACCATGCCCGGCACGGCGGCCCCGGCACATCGCTGCACGTCTGGTTGCCACAGCAGATCGACGCCGCGTCCGATGCGTGA
- a CDS encoding cobalamin B12-binding domain-containing protein, with the protein MAEIAELQQRYLTALRQSDEQAAAAVVGEAQRAGLAPEAIYYAIFAPSMVTIGELWERNELSVAEEHLATAITERLIGRLSPLFERPADRPPPGTALVGCVAGEQHALGATMLADLLRAHGWRVLALGADVPTHDWTRLAQRFNVALVAISASLDQHVATVREVIAALRAALPEVCILVGGNAFRSNAELWRSVGADLYHPDARVAVELATAQVAHRRQDACAGGPTL; encoded by the coding sequence ATGGCTGAGATCGCTGAGCTGCAACAACGCTATCTGACGGCCCTGCGCCAGAGTGATGAACAGGCCGCTGCCGCCGTTGTTGGCGAGGCGCAGCGCGCCGGGCTGGCGCCCGAAGCGATCTACTATGCTATCTTCGCACCGAGCATGGTCACTATCGGCGAACTGTGGGAGCGCAACGAGCTGAGTGTTGCCGAGGAACACCTGGCCACGGCCATCACCGAGCGACTGATCGGGCGGCTCTCGCCGTTGTTCGAGCGTCCCGCCGACCGGCCGCCACCGGGCACGGCACTGGTGGGCTGCGTAGCCGGCGAGCAGCATGCCCTGGGCGCCACCATGCTGGCCGATCTGTTGCGCGCTCATGGTTGGCGCGTACTGGCCTTGGGCGCCGATGTGCCCACCCACGACTGGACGCGCCTGGCGCAGCGCTTCAACGTCGCACTGGTGGCGATCAGCGCCAGCCTGGATCAGCATGTCGCGACGGTACGCGAGGTGATCGCCGCGCTGCGCGCCGCGCTGCCCGAGGTGTGCATCCTGGTCGGCGGCAACGCCTTCCGCAGCAACGCCGAGCTGTGGCGCAGCGTGGGCGCCGACCTGTACCATCCCGATGCGCGCGTCGCCGTCGAACTGGCAACCGCGCAGGTGGCCCACCGGCGGCAAGACGCGTGTGCGGGCGGCCCAACACTCTGA
- a CDS encoding response regulator — translation MVGDPAQPVALIVDDEDYVADMLGLALAGRGYRTVLAYNGREGLDLARAMVADVAIIDLMLPYLSGVRLVEHLRTMEGWHATPIVLISAGARPRRPLPNTVFIAKPFDLDEVLAPVERLTPGQDAQHG, via the coding sequence GTGGTCGGTGATCCTGCGCAACCGGTCGCGCTGATCGTCGACGACGAAGACTATGTCGCCGACATGTTGGGCCTGGCACTTGCCGGGCGCGGCTACCGCACGGTGCTGGCCTACAACGGACGCGAAGGGCTGGACCTGGCACGCGCAATGGTGGCCGATGTGGCGATCATCGACCTGATGCTGCCCTACCTCAGCGGCGTCCGCTTGGTGGAACACCTGCGCACCATGGAGGGCTGGCACGCCACGCCGATCGTGCTGATCAGCGCCGGCGCGCGTCCCCGCCGGCCGCTGCCCAATACAGTATTTATCGCCAAACCGTTTGATCTGGATGAGGTGCTCGCGCCGGTCGAACGGCTGACTCCTGGACAGGATGCGCAGCATGGCTGA
- a CDS encoding ATPase domain-containing protein encodes MAADQPFREDADARTGRVARWRAKLSTGDAALDQVLGGGIPRDALYVLTGPPGAGKTILAQQISFTAARAGLRVIYFTNVSEPHAKIVEHIRNFDFYVPDLIGDRIQIYNITSQVRDKGFRETLEFIVDTVRSEGVDLVVVDSFRGLKHVLEVSVRGRGAIFDMAAQLSILGCTSLLVGEYTPYEIQTEPEFAIADGIINLEHGTAGVQDIRTLIVGKMRGVRYLGGAHSFQINDRGIQVFPRQEALVHAPRYRATDQRVSTGIDELDRMMRGGPIRSSSTLIAGSAGTGKTLLALHFLAAGARSGERGLMVSFQENPEQLTLRASYFGLADAFRPDGAIEMLFLSPIELDLDAAAAQIRTAVEERNVQRIVIDSVAELESATRDPERFDDFMASLVGFLRGREVTTIMTREIHQIFGANLAIASQGLSYIVDNIVLLRYLELEAQIRRAIAVLKIRGSDHDKRLRELLIADGQIRIVDSFRHLSGLLAGMPMPAGLSPGQPGEEG; translated from the coding sequence ATGGCTGCGGATCAGCCATTTCGGGAGGATGCAGACGCCCGAACCGGACGCGTTGCCCGCTGGCGCGCCAAACTCTCCACCGGCGACGCTGCCCTGGACCAGGTGCTTGGCGGCGGTATTCCGCGCGATGCGTTGTACGTGCTCACCGGGCCGCCCGGCGCGGGCAAAACGATTCTGGCACAACAGATCTCGTTTACCGCGGCGCGCGCCGGACTGCGCGTGATCTACTTCACCAACGTCTCCGAGCCGCACGCCAAGATTGTCGAACATATTCGCAATTTCGATTTCTACGTGCCGGATCTGATCGGTGATCGCATCCAGATCTACAACATCACCAGCCAGGTGCGCGACAAAGGCTTTCGCGAAACGCTGGAGTTTATCGTCGATACGGTGCGCAGCGAAGGCGTGGATCTGGTGGTGGTCGATAGCTTCCGCGGCCTGAAACACGTCCTCGAAGTCAGCGTGCGCGGACGCGGCGCGATCTTCGACATGGCCGCCCAGCTCTCGATCCTGGGTTGCACCAGCCTGCTGGTCGGAGAGTACACGCCCTACGAGATCCAGACCGAGCCCGAGTTTGCCATCGCCGACGGCATTATCAACCTGGAGCACGGCACCGCCGGCGTGCAAGATATCCGCACGCTGATCGTGGGCAAAATGCGCGGTGTGCGCTATCTGGGCGGCGCGCACAGCTTCCAGATCAACGATCGCGGCATCCAGGTCTTTCCGCGCCAGGAGGCGCTGGTGCACGCGCCACGCTACCGCGCCACCGATCAGCGTGTGTCGACCGGCATCGACGAGCTGGATCGCATGATGCGCGGCGGGCCGATCCGCTCCAGCAGCACACTGATCGCCGGTTCGGCGGGCACGGGTAAGACCTTACTGGCGCTGCATTTTCTGGCGGCCGGCGCGCGCAGCGGCGAGCGCGGGCTGATGGTCTCCTTCCAGGAAAATCCCGAACAACTGACCCTGCGCGCCAGCTACTTCGGCCTGGCCGACGCCTTTCGCCCCGATGGGGCGATCGAGATGCTGTTTCTGTCGCCGATCGAGCTGGACCTCGACGCCGCCGCAGCCCAGATCCGCACAGCCGTGGAAGAGCGCAACGTCCAGCGCATCGTGATCGACAGCGTCGCCGAGCTGGAGTCGGCCACGCGCGATCCCGAACGCTTCGACGATTTTATGGCCTCGCTGGTCGGCTTTCTGCGCGGTCGCGAGGTCACCACAATCATGACGCGCGAGATCCACCAGATCTTCGGCGCCAACCTGGCGATCGCCAGTCAGGGCCTCTCCTACATCGTCGATAACATCGTGCTGCTGCGCTATCTGGAGCTGGAAGCGCAGATCCGCCGCGCGATCGCCGTGCTCAAGATCCGCGGCAGCGACCACGACAAGCGCCTGCGCGAACTGCTGATCGCTGACGGCCAGATCCGTATCGTCGATAGCTTCCGCCACCTGAGCGGACTGCTGGCAGGCATGCCCATGCCCGCGGGGTTGTCGCCCGGCCAGCCCGGCGAGGAGGGCTAA
- a CDS encoding response regulator yields the protein MHSVLVVDDEDVLRALIASIVADLGLRPLEATNGREALAILEAEREPPILVITDVMMPQMNGVALVHQLRQHPRYREIPVVLMSAAERRRADSLAEHFLFKPFEIAELEAIIARYVRARRNPTR from the coding sequence ATGCATTCGGTTTTGGTGGTCGATGACGAAGACGTGCTCCGCGCCCTGATCGCCTCAATTGTTGCTGATTTGGGGTTGCGCCCGTTGGAGGCTACCAACGGGCGTGAAGCCTTAGCAATACTGGAGGCGGAGCGCGAACCACCCATCCTGGTGATCACAGACGTGATGATGCCACAGATGAATGGCGTGGCCCTGGTACACCAGCTTCGTCAGCATCCACGCTATCGGGAGATACCGGTGGTTTTAATGAGCGCCGCCGAACGGCGGCGCGCGGACAGCTTGGCCGAGCACTTCTTGTTCAAACCGTTTGAGATAGCGGAACTGGAGGCCATCATCGCGCGCTACGTACGAGCGCGCCGCAACCCAACCAGATAA
- the trxA gene encoding thioredoxin — MATTSAPVFDVNERDFATAVLQRSTTTPVVVDFWAPWCGPCRALGPILERLAREANGAWLLAKVNVDQNPRLAAQFGVQGIPAVKAFRDGKVVAEFTGALPEREVRAWLKQVAPSQIEQWLALAQHQEASDAQAAAATYRRVLEREPDNATALLGLGRVLLLQGDSQATAILRQIKSGAPEYATAQALLALAPLLNAATGDTDAARAAVEANPRDPEARWQLAANLAQRQDWEGALEQLLTIVQYHRAWRDDAARQAMLAIFALLGESHALVRHYRQRLANALFG, encoded by the coding sequence ATGGCAACCACAAGCGCACCTGTGTTTGACGTCAACGAACGCGATTTCGCAACCGCCGTCCTGCAACGCTCCACCACGACGCCGGTCGTCGTTGACTTCTGGGCGCCATGGTGCGGTCCCTGCCGTGCGCTCGGACCGATCCTGGAGCGGCTGGCGCGCGAAGCCAACGGCGCGTGGCTGCTGGCCAAGGTCAACGTCGACCAGAACCCGCGGCTGGCAGCCCAGTTCGGCGTGCAGGGCATTCCCGCGGTCAAAGCCTTCCGCGACGGCAAGGTTGTTGCCGAGTTCACCGGCGCCTTGCCCGAACGCGAGGTTCGCGCCTGGCTCAAGCAGGTCGCACCCTCGCAGATCGAGCAGTGGCTTGCCCTGGCACAACATCAGGAGGCCAGCGATGCGCAGGCTGCTGCCGCAACCTACCGGCGCGTCTTGGAGCGCGAGCCGGACAACGCCACAGCGCTGCTGGGCCTGGGCCGCGTGCTGCTGCTCCAGGGCGACTCCCAAGCAACGGCTATCCTGCGGCAGATCAAGAGCGGCGCGCCCGAATATGCAACGGCACAAGCCTTGCTGGCACTCGCACCGTTGCTCAACGCGGCAACGGGTGACACTGACGCTGCGCGTGCGGCGGTCGAAGCCAACCCGCGCGACCCGGAGGCGCGCTGGCAGCTGGCCGCCAACCTGGCACAGCGCCAGGACTGGGAGGGCGCGCTGGAACAGCTCCTGACGATTGTCCAGTACCACCGGGCCTGGCGCGACGATGCAGCGCGGCAGGCCATGTTGGCCATCTTCGCGCTGCTGGGCGAAAGCCACGCGCTGGTCAGGCACTACCGCCAGCGGCTCGCCAACGCACTCTTCGGCTAG
- a CDS encoding nucleotidyltransferase family protein codes for MKAIILAAGYATRLRPLTENRAKPLLPIAGRPMLDYIYAKIVDVPDVDAIHLVTNHRFAADFAAWARQKQGRLEVMVHDDGTLTNEDRLGAIGDIRFTVARAGLDDDLLVIAGDNLFDFSLSEYVAFWRDKAAAHPEGASCIALYQCPDLELVKQYSIVELAENDRVVSFVEKPEQPTTNTVGIATYIYDRRHVPLLETYLGEGNSPDQPGKFIQWLHKRVPVYGYRFAGDWMDIGNKSQLLEADNKMRRRLGLPEREAYSVEE; via the coding sequence GTGAAAGCGATCATCCTGGCTGCCGGCTATGCCACGCGGCTGCGTCCGCTGACCGAGAATCGCGCCAAACCACTGCTGCCCATTGCCGGGCGGCCCATGCTCGACTATATCTACGCCAAAATCGTTGACGTGCCCGACGTAGATGCGATCCACCTGGTCACCAACCACCGCTTCGCCGCCGACTTCGCCGCCTGGGCGCGCCAAAAACAGGGCCGGCTGGAAGTTATGGTGCACGATGACGGTACGCTGACCAACGAAGATCGGCTGGGCGCGATCGGCGATATCCGCTTCACCGTGGCGCGCGCCGGACTGGACGATGATCTGCTGGTGATCGCCGGCGACAACCTGTTCGATTTCAGCCTCAGCGAGTATGTCGCCTTTTGGCGCGATAAAGCGGCTGCCCACCCCGAGGGCGCAAGCTGCATCGCGCTCTACCAGTGTCCTGATCTGGAGCTGGTCAAGCAGTACAGCATCGTCGAGCTGGCCGAGAACGATCGTGTCGTCTCCTTTGTTGAGAAGCCAGAGCAGCCCACCACCAACACCGTGGGCATCGCCACCTACATCTACGACCGTCGCCACGTGCCGCTGCTGGAAACCTATCTGGGCGAGGGCAACTCGCCCGACCAGCCGGGCAAGTTCATCCAATGGTTGCACAAGCGCGTGCCGGTGTATGGCTACCGCTTCGCCGGCGATTGGATGGACATCGGCAACAAGAGCCAGTTACTCGAAGCCGACAACAAGATGCGGCGACGGCTGGGACTGCCCGAGCGCGAGGCCTACAGCGTCGAGGAATAG